One stretch of Rosistilla oblonga DNA includes these proteins:
- the ccoG gene encoding cytochrome c oxidase accessory protein CcoG, producing MNDKRSLPVLPHAAAHGAAGTSHDDDDVLSTLRRDGSRRWLMPHLATGGWWRKRRVVAYILMVVFVAVPHLRVAGKPLILMDIPARQFTIFGRTFLPTDTMLLALLMLSVMFGIVLITAIAGRAWCGWACPQTVYMEYLFRPIDRLFDGTTGRGGHAKKPLTGVKQVARVAVYVLLSMFLAHTFLAYFVGTERLSQWIQSSPIDHPAAFLVMAATTGLMLFDFLIFREQMCLIACPYGRFQSVMLDEQSLIVTYDPVRGEPRKKGKHRAEDNGGDCVDCNRCVVVCPTGIDIRDGLQMECINCTQCIDACDDVMDRVGSPRGLIRYGSQDGIAGKPRRRFRPRTIIYPLILTAVLSGFAYALSTKTTFDTRVLRGKGAPFTTVARGRISNSFTIRLVNRTDEKQTYALQVAEPANVQLKVIDPTGLTLEPGGTSLVPVATEFSGSLTFGTGNQPATLEVTSSKDASKTVQFNLLGPRQ from the coding sequence ATGAACGACAAACGCTCGCTTCCCGTTCTTCCTCACGCCGCTGCACATGGCGCAGCGGGAACGTCGCACGACGATGACGACGTGCTCAGCACACTCCGCCGCGATGGCAGCCGCCGTTGGTTGATGCCTCACCTGGCGACCGGCGGCTGGTGGCGAAAACGTCGCGTCGTCGCCTACATCTTGATGGTCGTCTTTGTTGCGGTCCCGCACCTGCGAGTCGCCGGCAAGCCGCTGATCCTGATGGACATCCCGGCGCGACAGTTCACGATTTTTGGCAGGACCTTCCTGCCGACCGACACGATGTTGCTGGCATTATTGATGCTGAGCGTGATGTTCGGGATCGTGCTGATCACCGCGATCGCCGGCCGCGCATGGTGCGGTTGGGCCTGCCCGCAAACCGTCTACATGGAATACCTATTCCGCCCGATCGATCGGCTGTTCGATGGGACTACAGGACGCGGCGGCCACGCCAAGAAGCCACTCACGGGCGTGAAACAAGTTGCCCGTGTGGCGGTCTATGTTCTGTTGAGCATGTTTCTAGCGCATACGTTCCTCGCCTACTTTGTCGGCACGGAACGATTGAGCCAGTGGATCCAGAGTTCGCCCATCGACCATCCAGCGGCGTTCCTGGTGATGGCCGCAACGACCGGTTTGATGCTGTTCGATTTTCTGATCTTCCGTGAACAGATGTGTCTGATCGCATGTCCTTACGGGCGTTTCCAGTCGGTCATGCTGGACGAACAATCGTTGATCGTGACCTACGACCCGGTCCGTGGCGAGCCACGAAAAAAGGGCAAACACCGTGCCGAGGATAACGGGGGCGACTGTGTCGATTGCAACCGCTGCGTCGTCGTCTGCCCGACGGGGATCGATATTCGCGACGGTTTGCAGATGGAGTGCATCAACTGCACCCAGTGCATCGACGCCTGCGATGACGTAATGGATCGCGTCGGCAGCCCGCGCGGTCTGATTCGCTACGGTTCCCAAGACGGGATCGCGGGCAAACCGCGGCGGCGGTTCCGCCCCCGAACGATCATCTACCCATTGATCCTGACCGCCGTGCTGTCGGGCTTCGCCTATGCCTTGTCGACGAAAACGACCTTCGACACGCGGGTCCTTCGTGGCAAAGGGGCTCCGTTCACGACAGTCGCTCGCGGCCGGATCTCCAACAGTTTTACGATTCGCTTGGTCAATCGAACCGACGAAAAGCAGACCTATGCGTTGCAAGTCGCCGAGCCGGCGAATGTCCAACTGAAGGTGATCGATCCGACGGGGCTCACGCTCGAACCGGGCGGAACGTCGCTGGTGCCGGTCGCGACCGAGTTCAGTGGCAGCCTGACCTTTGGCACGGGAAACCAACCCGCCACGCTGGAAGTGACCAGCAGTAAAGACGCCAGCAAGACCGTGCAATTCAATCTGTTAGGACCACGACAATGA
- a CDS encoding cbb3-type cytochrome c oxidase N-terminal domain-containing protein produces MTDNNHKLDHSYDGIEEYDNPLPGWWKWLFVASIAFSPMYWVFYHGGAEGRSVHDIYDVALAENTRLQFAEIGDLEPNAETIVRYSHKKNWVRVGEVIFKTNCISCHGRNGEGMVGPNLTDEYFKYIQNVEDIAKVVTNGAGGNAMPAWKTRLHPNEIVLVSAYVASLRGENVEGGKGPDGREIPPWPEAPPEPEKEATP; encoded by the coding sequence ATGACCGATAACAATCACAAGCTCGATCACAGCTACGATGGCATCGAAGAATACGACAACCCGCTGCCCGGTTGGTGGAAGTGGTTGTTCGTCGCGTCGATCGCCTTCAGCCCCATGTACTGGGTCTTCTACCACGGCGGTGCCGAAGGCCGCTCGGTTCACGATATCTATGATGTCGCGTTAGCCGAAAACACCCGTCTGCAGTTCGCTGAGATCGGCGATCTTGAGCCGAATGCGGAAACGATCGTTCGCTACAGCCACAAGAAAAACTGGGTCCGTGTTGGTGAGGTCATCTTCAAGACGAACTGCATCTCGTGCCACGGACGCAACGGCGAAGGAATGGTCGGTCCGAACCTGACCGACGAATATTTCAAGTACATCCAGAACGTCGAAGACATCGCCAAGGTCGTCACCAACGGCGCTGGCGGCAATGCGATGCCGGCTTGGAAAACTCGGTTGCATCCGAACGAGATCGTCTTGGTCTCGGCTTACGTCGCTTCGCTGCGTGGTGAAAACGTCGAAGGGGGCAAAGGTCCCGACGGACGCGAAATTCCGCCATGGCCCGAAGCACCGCCGGAACCTGAAAAAGAAGCGACGCCCTAG
- the ccoN gene encoding cytochrome-c oxidase, cbb3-type subunit I has product MATTDVTSQDAARSGDSQPGDLEHFSYDDTIVRMFATATVVWGLVATLVGLIVATFLVLPWLTNGLPWISFGRLRPLHTNAAIFAFAGNGIFAAVYYSTQRLCKARMWSDVLSRLHFWGWQAIIVAAAITLPMGITQSREYAELEWPIDIAIAIVWLLIFGGNFLMTLINRRERHMYVALWFYIATIVTVALLHVFNNLVIPSGLFHGYSVYAGVQDAFMQWWYGHNAVAFFLTTPFLGLMYYFLPKAAERPVFSYKLSIIHFWSLVFIYIWAGPHHLHYTALPEWASTLGMLFSLMLWMPSWGGMINGLLTLRGAWHKVAADPVLKFFVVGITFYGMATFEGPMLSIKAINALSHYTDWTIAHVHAGALGWNGFMIFGMMYWLMPRLYQTKIWSPKLVSLHFWTGTVGILLYIVPIYAAGLMQGLMWRAMDDTGHLVYPDFVETIQSIVPLWWLRVAGGTIYFSGVVMLAINALMTWANRPKTYEVPVYSAPRLSKEYHDEPLPPSVLQDAPVLELGKKLDVFSQMDWHRRWERLPVKFTVLTTLAVVIATLFEVIPTFLIRSNVPTIATVTPYTPLELAGRHIYVSEGCYNCHSQMIRPMVAETKRYGEYSKPGEFIYDRPFQWGSRRIGPDLQREGGKQSSFWHWTHFEDPELVSPGSVMPSYRHLIEEDLKFEAIQPLVETVHYLGAPYSEEDLTDTANVARRQAEVVAADIVRQGGPAGKQNKQVIALIAYLQRMGTDLFKTPEPEAESEEAAEGETDADAEVAVEAEIETAEATDASETAE; this is encoded by the coding sequence ATGGCTACTACCGACGTAACATCGCAGGATGCCGCGAGATCAGGCGATTCGCAACCTGGAGACTTGGAACACTTTTCGTACGATGACACCATCGTACGGATGTTCGCCACGGCAACGGTTGTCTGGGGACTGGTGGCGACACTGGTCGGTCTGATCGTCGCCACGTTCCTTGTGCTCCCTTGGTTGACCAATGGGCTGCCCTGGATTTCGTTTGGCCGCTTGCGTCCGCTGCACACCAACGCCGCGATCTTCGCCTTCGCCGGCAACGGAATCTTCGCCGCGGTCTACTACAGCACCCAGCGATTGTGCAAGGCGCGGATGTGGAGCGATGTGCTCAGCCGGCTGCACTTCTGGGGCTGGCAAGCGATCATCGTCGCCGCCGCGATCACGCTGCCGATGGGGATCACGCAGAGCCGCGAATACGCCGAACTGGAATGGCCGATCGATATCGCAATCGCCATCGTTTGGCTGCTGATCTTCGGCGGCAACTTCCTGATGACTCTGATCAACCGCCGCGAACGGCACATGTACGTCGCGTTGTGGTTCTACATCGCAACGATCGTCACCGTCGCGTTGTTGCACGTCTTCAACAACCTCGTCATCCCGTCGGGCTTGTTCCATGGATACAGCGTTTACGCTGGCGTTCAGGACGCCTTCATGCAGTGGTGGTATGGCCACAATGCGGTGGCGTTTTTCCTGACTACGCCCTTCCTGGGGTTGATGTATTACTTCCTGCCCAAAGCGGCTGAACGGCCGGTGTTCAGTTACAAATTGAGCATCATCCACTTCTGGTCGTTGGTCTTCATTTACATCTGGGCTGGCCCGCACCACTTGCATTACACCGCGCTGCCCGAATGGGCCAGCACGTTGGGCATGTTGTTTAGTCTGATGTTATGGATGCCCAGCTGGGGCGGCATGATCAACGGCCTGCTGACGCTGCGTGGTGCTTGGCACAAAGTTGCCGCCGACCCGGTGCTGAAGTTCTTCGTCGTCGGAATCACGTTCTACGGAATGGCGACCTTCGAAGGACCGATGCTGTCGATCAAAGCGATCAACGCGCTGAGCCATTACACCGACTGGACGATCGCCCACGTGCACGCAGGTGCCTTGGGGTGGAACGGTTTCATGATCTTCGGAATGATGTACTGGCTGATGCCTCGGCTGTACCAAACCAAGATCTGGAGCCCGAAACTTGTCAGCTTGCACTTCTGGACCGGCACCGTCGGAATCCTGTTGTACATCGTTCCGATCTACGCTGCGGGACTGATGCAAGGTCTGATGTGGCGTGCAATGGACGACACCGGGCACCTGGTTTACCCCGACTTTGTCGAAACGATCCAATCGATTGTGCCGCTATGGTGGCTGCGTGTCGCCGGCGGAACGATCTACTTCAGCGGCGTCGTGATGCTGGCGATCAATGCCCTGATGACCTGGGCCAATCGTCCCAAGACTTACGAAGTCCCGGTCTACTCCGCACCGCGATTGAGCAAGGAATACCACGACGAACCGCTGCCACCAAGCGTTTTGCAAGACGCACCGGTTCTCGAATTGGGCAAGAAGTTGGATGTCTTCAGCCAGATGGATTGGCACCGCCGCTGGGAACGGCTGCCGGTTAAGTTCACCGTGCTGACGACGTTAGCCGTCGTGATCGCGACGCTGTTCGAAGTCATCCCGACGTTCTTGATCCGGTCCAACGTGCCAACGATCGCAACCGTTACGCCATACACTCCTTTGGAGCTTGCCGGCCGACACATCTACGTTTCCGAAGGCTGCTACAACTGCCACTCGCAAATGATCCGGCCGATGGTTGCCGAGACGAAACGTTATGGTGAATACAGCAAGCCGGGCGAGTTCATCTACGATCGGCCGTTCCAGTGGGGCAGCCGCCGGATCGGACCCGACTTGCAACGCGAGGGTGGCAAGCAGAGTAGCTTCTGGCACTGGACTCACTTCGAAGATCCCGAGTTGGTATCGCCTGGTTCGGTGATGCCCAGCTACCGGCATCTGATCGAAGAGGACCTGAAGTTCGAAGCGATCCAGCCACTCGTGGAGACCGTTCACTATCTGGGCGCTCCCTACAGCGAAGAGGATCTGACCGATACCGCGAACGTCGCGCGGCGGCAAGCCGAGGTGGTCGCTGCGGATATCGTTCGCCAAGGCGGGCCAGCGGGAAAGCAGAACAAACAAGTGATCGCGTTGATCGCTTACCTGCAACGGATGGGAACCGACCTGTTCAAGACGCCCGAACCCGAAGCCGAATCGGAAGAAGCGGCCGAGGGTGAAACCGACGCCGACGCGGAAGTTGCTGTCGAAGCGGAGATTGAAACCGCCGAAGCGACCGACGCAAGCGAAACTGCGGAATAG
- the bioB gene encoding biotin synthase BioB: MQDVATGTWHGLADRVLAGESIGRDEALSILRADDTQVLDILAAAYRIRHRYHGNTVQLYFLMNAKSGLCPEDCGYCSQSKISNAPVEKYTILNREKLMDAARVAAERQAKTYCLVISARGPNEREMKAVETIVPEIKAKYDLKICACLGLLTEEHAQRLKAAGVDRVNHNLNTSENHYKEICTTHTFADRKETLHHVRNAGMELCSGGIIGMGEADEDVVDMAMELRELKVESIPLNFLNAVDGTPLEGNDQLTPAYCLKALAMFRFVNPDRELRISGGREIHLRSLQPLGLYAANSMFVGDYLTTQGQPPQADYDMIRDLGFEVTINEETVTS; this comes from the coding sequence ATGCAAGACGTAGCGACTGGGACTTGGCATGGATTGGCTGACCGCGTGTTGGCGGGGGAGTCGATCGGACGCGACGAGGCGCTGTCGATTCTGCGGGCTGACGACACTCAGGTGCTCGATATCTTGGCGGCCGCCTACCGGATCCGCCATCGATACCACGGCAACACCGTGCAGCTGTATTTTTTGATGAACGCCAAGAGCGGTCTGTGCCCCGAGGATTGCGGCTACTGCTCGCAGTCGAAGATCTCCAACGCACCGGTCGAGAAGTACACGATCCTCAACCGCGAAAAGCTGATGGATGCGGCTCGCGTCGCTGCCGAACGCCAAGCAAAAACGTACTGCTTGGTAATCTCCGCTCGCGGTCCCAACGAGCGCGAGATGAAGGCTGTCGAGACGATCGTGCCGGAGATCAAAGCGAAGTACGATCTGAAGATCTGTGCTTGCCTAGGGTTGTTGACCGAAGAGCACGCTCAGCGGCTGAAGGCAGCTGGCGTCGACCGCGTCAACCACAACCTGAACACCAGCGAAAACCATTACAAAGAGATCTGCACCACGCACACCTTTGCCGATCGCAAGGAGACCCTGCACCATGTCCGCAACGCGGGGATGGAGCTGTGCAGCGGTGGGATCATCGGAATGGGAGAGGCCGACGAGGACGTCGTCGACATGGCGATGGAGTTGCGAGAACTGAAAGTCGAATCGATTCCGCTGAACTTCCTGAATGCCGTCGATGGCACGCCGCTGGAAGGGAACGATCAACTTACACCCGCCTATTGCCTGAAGGCATTGGCGATGTTCCGCTTCGTCAATCCCGACCGCGAACTGCGGATCTCCGGCGGCCGTGAAATCCATCTGCGATCGCTGCAACCGCTGGGGCTGTACGCTGCCAATTCGATGTTCGTCGGCGATTACCTGACCACGCAGGGTCAACCGCCGCAGGCCGATTACGACATGATCCGCGATCTCGGTTTCGAAGTCACGATCAACGAAGAAACCGTCACGTCGTAA
- a CDS encoding SixA phosphatase family protein, whose product MSRLELIMMRHAKSDWGEVSLADHDRTLNNRGRRDAPRIGRWILEQDLVPDLVLCSTAVRAQQTIEAVAGEWPVEVPIHDSRTLYHAAPETIIKVVASDAMEAERVMVVGHNPGMEMLAGHFSGACGHFPTAAILALAFEIPEWSKLRLSSQAITLAATRPKAID is encoded by the coding sequence ATGTCTAGACTTGAATTGATCATGATGCGGCACGCCAAAAGCGACTGGGGCGAGGTGTCGCTTGCGGATCACGACCGGACATTAAACAACCGCGGCCGCCGCGACGCTCCGCGGATCGGACGCTGGATTCTGGAGCAAGATCTGGTTCCCGATCTGGTCCTCTGTTCGACAGCCGTCCGCGCCCAGCAGACGATCGAGGCGGTGGCGGGAGAGTGGCCGGTCGAGGTGCCGATTCACGACAGCCGCACGCTCTATCACGCAGCTCCCGAAACGATCATCAAGGTCGTCGCCAGCGACGCGATGGAGGCGGAGCGAGTGATGGTGGTCGGTCACAATCCGGGAATGGAGATGCTGGCGGGGCACTTCAGCGGTGCCTGCGGCCACTTCCCGACCGCAGCGATTCTGGCTCTGGCCTTCGAAATTCCCGAGTGGTCCAAACTACGGCTCAGCAGCCAAGCGATCACGCTGGCGGCAACGCGTCCCAAAGCGATCGATTGA
- the tilS gene encoding tRNA lysidine(34) synthetase TilS: MSETDPLQPICDRVAAVWPVQRWGSLRVVVGVSGGADSVCLVRTLAQMAGGASSNLIIAHYDHQTRDDSADDAAFVGEVARDLGLDFELGRSASRDPSRSEADLRGERYDFLDSVARRLGARYVAVAHNRNDQVETILHNILRGTGGSGARGIAAFRPLGEDLVLARPFLDVSRQEIESAMSAVGQSYRSDPTNAEPTWTRNWLRVELLPLLKAQFPQVDESLLRLGQNVGELQAAVDQMAAELESTAVRYEAGAVRIAVGPMRLAPEAVKVALLQGCWKRMAWPRGKMSHGHWKLLTQRMFGGGAQGKPLSFDLPGEVQVSVSNDEIVLTRRL; encoded by the coding sequence GTGTCTGAAACCGATCCCCTTCAACCGATTTGCGACCGCGTCGCCGCCGTCTGGCCCGTGCAGCGATGGGGTTCGCTGCGCGTGGTGGTTGGCGTCAGCGGCGGCGCCGACAGCGTCTGCTTAGTGCGGACGTTGGCGCAGATGGCCGGCGGGGCATCGTCGAATTTGATCATTGCCCACTACGACCATCAGACTCGCGACGATTCGGCGGACGACGCGGCGTTTGTCGGAGAGGTGGCTCGCGACTTGGGGCTCGATTTCGAACTCGGGCGTTCCGCATCGCGCGATCCATCGCGCAGCGAAGCCGATCTCCGCGGGGAGCGTTACGATTTTCTCGACTCGGTCGCTCGGCGGCTCGGCGCCCGCTATGTCGCTGTCGCGCACAACCGCAACGATCAAGTCGAAACGATTCTGCACAACATCTTGCGTGGCACCGGCGGATCCGGCGCCCGAGGGATCGCGGCATTCCGCCCCTTGGGAGAGGACCTCGTCTTGGCTCGTCCCTTCTTGGACGTATCCCGTCAGGAGATCGAATCGGCGATGTCGGCGGTGGGGCAATCGTATCGCAGCGACCCAACAAACGCCGAACCGACGTGGACGCGGAACTGGTTGCGAGTCGAACTGCTGCCGCTGCTTAAGGCCCAGTTTCCGCAGGTCGATGAATCGCTGTTGCGATTGGGACAAAACGTCGGCGAACTGCAGGCGGCTGTCGATCAGATGGCGGCCGAGCTCGAATCGACGGCTGTCCGATACGAAGCCGGCGCCGTGCGAATCGCTGTCGGCCCGATGCGGCTGGCTCCGGAAGCAGTCAAAGTCGCTTTACTGCAGGGTTGTTGGAAGCGGATGGCTTGGCCGAGGGGCAAAATGTCGCATGGACACTGGAAACTGTTAACGCAGCGGATGTTCGGCGGCGGGGCACAAGGCAAGCCGCTAAGCTTTGATCTTCCGGGGGAGGTTCAGGTGTCGGTATCAAACGACGAGATCGTGCTGACCCGACGGCTGTAA
- the tnpA gene encoding IS200/IS605 family transposase yields MFTAHRRAFTTIQPAVAGGVKTMSTHHGILLHVIFSTKYRRRYLHDAWREEVFAYIGGTVKDHKAALLKAGGIEDHVHLLLRIHPEFAISKTIQLLKANASKWINEERKLPGRFQWQRGYGAFSVSQSMAEVVKAYISNQRAHHAQQTFEREYIGFLDKHEIQYDPKYVFESEFLA; encoded by the coding sequence GTGTTCACAGCACATCGAAGGGCCTTTACAACGATTCAGCCGGCGGTGGCAGGGGGAGTCAAGACGATGTCAACGCACCATGGGATTTTGCTTCACGTCATTTTCTCCACGAAATATCGTAGGCGATACCTTCACGATGCGTGGCGTGAAGAGGTGTTTGCGTACATCGGTGGTACGGTCAAGGACCATAAGGCGGCTCTGTTGAAAGCTGGAGGGATCGAAGATCACGTTCACTTGCTGTTACGGATTCATCCCGAGTTTGCTATTTCGAAAACCATTCAGCTCCTCAAAGCCAATGCATCGAAATGGATCAACGAAGAGCGAAAACTGCCCGGGAGGTTTCAGTGGCAACGCGGGTACGGTGCGTTTTCGGTGAGTCAGTCGATGGCAGAGGTTGTGAAGGCGTACATCAGCAACCAGCGAGCACATCACGCCCAACAAACGTTTGAAAGGGAATACATCGGCTTCTTGGATAAACACGAAATCCAATACGACCCGAAATACGTTTTCGAATCGGAGTTCCTGGCGTGA
- a CDS encoding sugar phosphate isomerase/epimerase family protein gives MPASAPSVLLSGFSDEAAIDKTAVQQFAAFAALGMKWFSLRFIDAGDGIKNAMQLTDPEIKTIRELMDAYGLRVATLGSPIGKVKLKDVDDGTSNRYVPFEEYLKTEVVRACELATAFDCKLIRGFSYYHPKGTKPEEHLSQACDQLGKIAEVCDSYGLTYGLEVEANLIGQTGQLMAQLHEGVNHPALVTIFDGANISTQGFSADQVYEQYLAMKPGLGWLHIKDYHDPSPTGRIHHVDEASLKNFVPADRGDCGHEAILRDLAAYMPEVEARMAKRGAPGVVCDLEPHVKGGGQFGGFSGPDGFGVAMRGLCRVLDYVGIDYETRSFDDIKASI, from the coding sequence ATGCCTGCCTCCGCTCCTTCCGTTCTGCTTTCTGGATTTTCCGACGAAGCCGCGATCGACAAGACCGCCGTTCAACAGTTTGCCGCCTTTGCCGCTTTGGGCATGAAATGGTTTTCGTTGCGATTCATCGACGCTGGCGACGGCATCAAAAACGCGATGCAATTGACCGACCCCGAGATCAAGACGATCCGCGAACTGATGGACGCCTACGGCCTCCGCGTCGCAACGCTCGGTTCGCCAATCGGCAAAGTGAAACTGAAAGACGTCGACGACGGAACCAGCAACCGCTACGTCCCCTTCGAAGAATATTTGAAGACCGAAGTCGTCCGCGCCTGCGAACTGGCAACCGCTTTCGATTGCAAACTGATCCGCGGCTTCTCCTATTACCACCCCAAGGGGACCAAGCCCGAAGAACACCTGAGCCAAGCTTGCGATCAACTGGGCAAGATCGCGGAAGTCTGCGACTCCTACGGGCTGACTTACGGTTTGGAAGTCGAAGCGAATCTGATCGGGCAGACCGGTCAACTGATGGCTCAACTGCACGAAGGCGTCAACCATCCGGCGTTGGTCACGATCTTCGACGGTGCCAACATCAGCACTCAAGGTTTTTCGGCCGACCAAGTTTACGAACAGTACCTGGCGATGAAGCCCGGCCTGGGCTGGTTGCACATCAAGGACTACCACGACCCAAGCCCGACGGGACGCATCCATCACGTCGATGAAGCTTCGCTGAAGAACTTCGTCCCCGCCGACCGCGGCGATTGTGGCCACGAAGCGATCTTGCGCGACCTGGCGGCTTACATGCCAGAAGTCGAAGCGCGGATGGCCAAGCGTGGTGCTCCGGGCGTTGTTTGCGATCTGGAACCACACGTGAAGGGTGGCGGCCAGTTCGGCGGATTCAGCGGACCCGACGGCTTTGGCGTTGCGATGCGTGGCCTGTGTCGAGTACTTGATTACGTCGGGATCGATTACGAAACACGATCCTTCGACGATATCAAAGCCTCGATCTAA
- the queF gene encoding preQ(1) synthase: protein MSTDFGDLLETFDNPYAGRNYTIEHTCPEFTSVCPKTGQPDFGTLVFTYVPNELCIELKSLKMYLQRYRNEGIFYEHITNRIMDDFVNAVKPRWANLESRWTPRGGLSSVIVVEYPDSEDE, encoded by the coding sequence GTGTCCACTGATTTCGGTGATCTGCTAGAAACGTTTGATAACCCGTACGCTGGTCGAAACTACACGATCGAACACACGTGCCCCGAATTTACTTCGGTCTGTCCGAAGACGGGACAGCCCGATTTCGGCACGTTGGTCTTCACTTACGTTCCCAACGAACTGTGTATCGAACTGAAAAGCTTGAAGATGTATCTGCAACGATACCGCAACGAGGGTATCTTCTACGAACACATTACCAATCGGATCATGGACGACTTTGTGAATGCCGTAAAGCCACGTTGGGCGAATTTAGAGAGTCGTTGGACGCCACGCGGTGGTTTGTCCAGCGTGATCGTGGTCGAATATCCTGATTCCGAAGACGAATAA
- a CDS encoding 7-carboxy-7-deazaguanine synthase QueE, with product MRIAELYASRQGEGLLTGTSSAFIRVSGCNLRCWFCDTPHASWNPEGAQQSIDSIVADVLRLEVSHVVLTGGEPMLFPEIVTLCQHLADRGLHTTIETAGTIYQDTACDLMSISPKLAGSRPRDGSLSEKWQLQHDRRRWAVDVVRRLMVESPDYQLKFVVDQPSEQLEVQQMVDQLQPDVDPAKVWIMPQSRSTAELDAHESWLRPWCDQQGFQYCDRMHLRWYGNVRGT from the coding sequence TTGCGCATTGCCGAACTTTATGCCAGTCGACAAGGCGAGGGCCTTCTAACGGGAACATCCAGCGCATTCATCCGAGTCAGCGGTTGTAACCTCCGCTGCTGGTTCTGCGACACGCCCCACGCCTCTTGGAATCCCGAGGGGGCTCAGCAGTCGATCGACAGCATCGTCGCCGATGTCCTGCGATTGGAGGTCTCCCACGTTGTCTTAACCGGCGGCGAGCCGATGCTTTTCCCCGAAATCGTCACGCTTTGCCAGCATCTGGCCGACCGCGGACTGCATACGACGATCGAAACCGCCGGCACGATCTACCAAGATACAGCCTGCGATCTGATGTCGATCAGCCCCAAACTGGCGGGCAGCCGCCCCCGCGATGGCAGCCTCAGCGAAAAGTGGCAACTGCAGCACGATCGTCGCCGTTGGGCGGTCGATGTCGTTCGTCGATTGATGGTTGAATCGCCCGATTATCAGCTGAAGTTTGTTGTCGACCAGCCGAGCGAACAGTTGGAAGTTCAGCAGATGGTCGATCAATTGCAGCCCGATGTCGATCCGGCGAAGGTCTGGATCATGCCTCAGTCGCGTTCGACGGCGGAGTTGGACGCGCACGAATCGTGGCTGCGTCCCTGGTGCGATCAACAAGGATTCCAGTACTGCGACCGAATGCACCTGCGTTGGTACGGGAACGTCCGAGGGACGTAG